One Paracoccaceae bacterium genomic region harbors:
- a CDS encoding MoxR family ATPase, which translates to MPEAQNPEALVTEIEALGARLAEAKASIDRRFIGQDKVVDLVLAAMLCGGHALLVGLPGLGKTRLVDTLSTVMGLRGNRIQFTPDLMPADILGSEVLDTDAAGARAFRFIEGPIFCQLLMADEINRASPRTQSALLQAMQEREVTIAGQHRPLPRPFHVLATQNPIEQEGTYPLPEAQLDRFLVQVDVDYPDRATERDILIATTGSEDAQVHQVFTAAELMAAQALIRRMPVGDQVVEAILDLVRACRPGEPEGTALAGQLSWGPGPRAAQALMLTVRARALLQGRLAPSVADVAALARPVLTHRMALSFAARARGESLAAIIDGTATRALRLEAAA; encoded by the coding sequence ATGCCCGAAGCCCAGAACCCCGAGGCGCTGGTGACCGAGATCGAGGCGCTGGGGGCCCGTCTGGCCGAGGCCAAGGCATCCATCGACCGCCGCTTCATCGGCCAGGACAAGGTGGTGGACCTTGTGCTTGCCGCCATGCTCTGCGGCGGCCACGCCCTGCTGGTGGGTCTGCCGGGCCTCGGCAAGACGCGGCTGGTCGACACGCTGTCCACCGTGATGGGACTGCGCGGCAACCGCATCCAGTTCACCCCGGACCTGATGCCTGCCGACATCCTGGGTTCCGAGGTGCTGGATACCGATGCGGCCGGCGCGCGCGCCTTCCGGTTCATCGAGGGACCGATCTTCTGCCAGTTGCTGATGGCGGACGAGATCAACCGCGCAAGCCCCCGCACGCAGTCCGCCCTGCTGCAGGCGATGCAGGAGCGTGAGGTCACCATCGCCGGGCAGCACCGCCCCCTGCCGCGCCCCTTCCACGTTCTGGCGACCCAGAACCCGATCGAGCAGGAAGGCACCTACCCCCTGCCCGAGGCGCAGCTTGACCGGTTCCTCGTGCAGGTTGATGTCGATTACCCCGACCGCGCGACCGAGCGCGACATCCTGATCGCCACGACCGGGTCCGAGGATGCGCAGGTGCATCAGGTGTTCACTGCGGCCGAACTGATGGCGGCGCAGGCGCTGATCCGCAGGATGCCGGTGGGCGACCAGGTGGTCGAGGCGATCCTCGATCTGGTCCGGGCCTGCCGCCCCGGCGAACCCGAGGGTACGGCGCTGGCTGGCCAGTTGTCCTGGGGCCCCGGCCCCCGCGCCGCGCAGGCGCTGATGCTGACGGTGCGGGCGCGGGCATTGCTTCAGGGACGGCTGGCGCCCTCGGTCGCGGATGTGGCGGCGCTGGCCCGCCCGGTCCTGACGCATCGCATGGCGCTATCCTTCGCGGCCCGGGCGCGCGGCGAAAGCCTGGCTGCGATCATCGACGGCACCGCGACGCGCGCCCTGCGGCTCGAGGCGGCGGCGTGA
- a CDS encoding FAD-binding protein, which produces MELPPADARVMANRTLIIQGLMSILPADAVIADLHELRAYECDALTAYRCPPLAAVLPRTTEEVAAVLRFCHAQGVPVVPRGSGTSLAGGAMPTGDSVILGVARMNAVLETDYDNRFVRVQSGRTNLSVTGAVEADGFFYAPDPSSQLACAIAGNIAMNSGGAHCLKYGVTTNNLLGVRMVLMDGTVIDLGGPWMDAPGLDLLGVVCGSEGQLGVVTEAVLRILPRPEGARPVLMGFESNEVAGACVADIIRAGILPVAIEFMDRPCIRACEDFAHAGYPDCEALLIVEVEGSAAEIDEQLSRILAIARRHDPVALRESTSEDESKKIWLGRKSAFGAMGQINDYMCLDGTIPVSALPLVLRRIGEMSRDFGLDVANVFHAGDGNMHPLILFDANKPGDLEKCEAFGAAILTLCVEVGGCLTGEHGVGIEKRDLMTVQFAPEDLEAQMRVKDVFDPKWLLNPAKVFPLHVSATRRAA; this is translated from the coding sequence ATGGAACTACCCCCCGCCGACGCCCGCGTCATGGCCAACAGAACCCTGATCATTCAGGGGCTTATGTCCATCTTGCCCGCCGATGCCGTGATCGCCGACCTGCATGAGCTGCGGGCCTATGAATGCGATGCGCTGACCGCCTACCGCTGCCCGCCGCTTGCCGCCGTGCTGCCGCGCACGACCGAGGAGGTGGCGGCGGTGCTGCGGTTCTGCCACGCGCAGGGCGTGCCGGTGGTGCCGCGCGGGTCGGGCACCAGCCTTGCGGGCGGTGCCATGCCCACCGGCGACAGCGTGATCCTCGGGGTTGCGCGGATGAATGCGGTGCTGGAAACCGACTATGACAACCGCTTCGTGCGCGTCCAGTCGGGGCGCACGAACCTCAGCGTGACCGGCGCGGTCGAGGCCGACGGCTTCTTCTACGCCCCCGACCCCTCCAGCCAGCTTGCCTGCGCCATCGCGGGCAACATCGCGATGAACTCGGGCGGCGCGCATTGCCTGAAATACGGGGTCACCACCAACAACCTGCTGGGCGTCCGCATGGTGCTGATGGATGGCACGGTGATCGATCTGGGCGGTCCCTGGATGGACGCGCCGGGGCTTGACCTGCTGGGCGTGGTCTGCGGGTCGGAGGGGCAGCTTGGCGTCGTGACCGAGGCGGTCCTGCGCATCCTGCCCAGGCCCGAGGGCGCGCGGCCGGTGCTGATGGGCTTTGAGTCCAACGAGGTGGCGGGCGCCTGCGTGGCCGACATCATCCGGGCGGGCATCCTGCCCGTGGCCATCGAGTTCATGGATCGCCCCTGCATCCGCGCCTGCGAGGATTTCGCCCATGCCGGATACCCCGATTGCGAGGCGTTGCTGATCGTCGAGGTCGAGGGCAGCGCCGCCGAGATCGACGAACAGCTGTCGCGCATCCTGGCCATCGCCCGCCGCCACGATCCGGTCGCCCTGCGCGAAAGCACCAGCGAGGACGAGTCGAAGAAGATCTGGCTCGGGCGCAAGTCGGCGTTCGGCGCGATGGGGCAGATCAATGACTACATGTGCCTTGACGGCACGATCCCGGTCTCGGCCCTGCCGCTGGTGCTGCGCCGCATCGGCGAGATGAGCCGCGATTTCGGGCTGGATGTCGCCAACGTGTTCCACGCGGGTGACGGCAACATGCATCCGCTGATCCTGTTCGACGCCAACAAGCCCGGCGATCTGGAGAAATGCGAGGCATTCGGTGCGGCGATCCTGACGCTTTGCGTCGAGGTCGGGGGCTGCCTGACCGGTGAACACGGCGTCGGGATCGAGAAGCGCGACCTGATGACGGTGCAGTTCGCCCCCGAGGATCTGGAGGCGCAGATGCGGGTGAAGGACGTGTTCGATCCGAAATGGCTGCTGAACCCGGCCAAGGTGTTTCCCCTGCATGTCAGCGCGACGCGCCGCGCTGCCTGA
- a CDS encoding DUF58 domain-containing protein codes for MTDAPTLRARAEGLGASLPPLLAEAEHLAATVILGEHGRRRAGMGDEFWQYRPAAPGDSARMIDWRRSARSDGHYLREREWQASQTVSLWVDPARSMAFTGARDRAAKSDRARLLALALAVLLLRGGERVGLAGADAPPRGGRAQLLRLVQALSDGAEDYGVPDVAGLAAHGRAVFVSDFMGDPAAVEEALARASDRGVRGALVQVLDPAEEEFPFDGRTIFESMGGTLRHETLRAGDLRARYLDRLAERKARLEALARASGWHFLCHHTGQGAQAALLWLYRALERGR; via the coding sequence ATGACCGACGCGCCCACCCTGCGCGCCCGGGCCGAAGGCCTGGGCGCCAGCCTGCCGCCGCTGCTGGCCGAGGCCGAGCATCTTGCGGCGACCGTGATCCTGGGCGAACACGGCCGCCGCCGCGCGGGCATGGGCGACGAGTTCTGGCAGTACCGCCCCGCCGCGCCAGGAGATTCGGCACGGATGATCGACTGGCGCCGCTCGGCCCGGTCCGACGGGCATTACCTGCGCGAACGCGAATGGCAGGCATCGCAGACCGTGTCGCTGTGGGTCGATCCGGCACGGTCGATGGCCTTCACCGGCGCCCGCGACCGTGCCGCGAAATCCGACCGCGCGCGCCTTCTGGCGCTGGCGCTCGCGGTGCTGCTGCTGCGGGGGGGCGAACGGGTGGGGCTGGCCGGGGCCGATGCCCCGCCGCGCGGCGGCAGGGCGCAACTGCTGCGGCTGGTGCAGGCGCTGTCGGACGGGGCCGAGGACTATGGCGTGCCCGATGTGGCGGGTCTCGCCGCCCACGGCCGGGCGGTGTTTGTGTCGGATTTCATGGGCGATCCCGCCGCCGTGGAAGAGGCGCTTGCCCGCGCCTCGGATCGCGGGGTCAGGGGCGCCCTGGTGCAGGTGCTGGACCCGGCCGAGGAAGAATTTCCCTTCGACGGGCGCACGATCTTTGAATCCATGGGCGGCACGCTGCGGCACGAGACGCTGCGCGCGGGCGACCTGCGGGCGCGCTATCTCGACCGGCTGGCCGAACGCAAGGCGCGGCTCGAGGCGCTGGCCCGCGCCAGCGGCTGGCATTTCCTGTGCCATCACACCGGGCAGGGCGCGCAGGCCGCACTTCTGTGGCTGTACCGCGCCCTGGAACGGGGGCGCTGA
- a CDS encoding DUF4159 domain-containing protein → MWVVGPLGFTTPLLLLGLIALPILWLILRAVPPAPIRRRFPGVALLLGLRDDEHETDKTPWWLLLLRMAAIAAAILAFAGPVLNPQTRDNGSGPLLILADATWADARDWPRRAERLAQLVEEAGRDGRPVAVVQLTDAPAAPAFQGAAAWAPRLAAVEPRAWAPDFAAWAEALPQGDFATFWLSDGLSHAGRDTLLSALQARGQVTVFESPRVTLGLRPATFADGAVQVTALRHPATPEPVQVELSARGPDPAGIERELARAPIVFAPGESTADLALSLPPEIRNRLTRFELAGIRSAAAVSLTDDSLKRRKVALISGQAGDAEGLQLLSPTHYLRQALEPVAELIDGTLGDVILASPDVIVLADVARLAQAEQDAMLDWLDKGGLLLRFAGPRLAASDVSRSSEDPLMPVRLREGGRTVGGAMSWGEPKALAPFRDGTAFFGLPLPGDVQVTAQVLAQPDPQLADRTIAALADGTPLVTRKQVGQGQVVLFHVTANAEWSSLPLSGLFVQMLERLAVSTRPVAPEAGDLAGQVWAPQVLLDARGALGDAGDRPGVPGEDLAAAMSAGPSMALPPGLYAGDDRRIALNVIGPDAALSAAVWPAGVAREGLEMTPERSLKGLLLSAGLVLLMLDVLAALAVSGRLGRGLGGTAVILLALAIAPPARAQDTDPAADLAAIEATTAVRLAYVVTGNAQVDRVSEAGLRGLGLRLYERTTIEPEAPIAVNIETDELAFFPFIYWPVTADLAAPSGAAYAKLNRYLRTGGMILFDTRDGDISGSGTTPEARRLQAIAAPLDIPPLELLPEDHVLTRTFYLLQDFPGRHTSPALWVEAAPADAAAAEGMPFRNLNDGVTPVVLGGNDWAAAWAVDDRGAAMFPVGRGFAGERQRETAVRFGINLIMHVLTGNYKSDQVHVPALLERLGQ, encoded by the coding sequence ATGTGGGTCGTCGGCCCCCTGGGCTTCACCACGCCGCTGCTGCTGCTGGGCCTGATCGCGCTGCCGATCCTGTGGCTGATCCTGCGCGCCGTGCCGCCTGCGCCGATCCGCCGCCGCTTTCCGGGCGTGGCGCTGCTGCTTGGCCTGCGCGATGACGAGCACGAGACCGACAAGACGCCCTGGTGGCTGCTGCTGCTGCGCATGGCGGCCATCGCGGCGGCGATCCTGGCCTTCGCCGGGCCGGTGCTGAACCCGCAGACCCGCGACAACGGCAGCGGCCCGCTGCTGATCCTGGCGGATGCCACCTGGGCCGATGCCCGCGACTGGCCGCGCCGCGCCGAGCGCCTGGCACAACTGGTCGAGGAAGCCGGGCGCGACGGCCGGCCGGTCGCGGTCGTGCAACTGACCGACGCGCCCGCTGCCCCCGCCTTCCAGGGCGCCGCCGCCTGGGCGCCGCGCCTTGCTGCCGTCGAACCCCGCGCCTGGGCGCCCGATTTCGCCGCCTGGGCCGAGGCCCTGCCGCAGGGCGACTTCGCGACCTTCTGGCTGTCCGACGGCCTGTCGCACGCGGGGCGCGACACGCTCCTGTCGGCGCTGCAGGCGCGCGGTCAGGTGACCGTGTTCGAAAGCCCCCGGGTGACGCTGGGCCTGCGGCCCGCCACCTTTGCCGACGGCGCGGTGCAGGTCACCGCACTGCGCCACCCGGCCACCCCGGAACCCGTGCAGGTCGAACTCTCGGCCCGTGGTCCCGACCCGGCGGGGATCGAGCGCGAACTGGCCCGTGCGCCCATCGTCTTTGCCCCGGGCGAATCCACCGCCGATCTTGCGCTGTCCTTGCCGCCCGAGATCCGCAACCGCCTGACCCGTTTCGAACTGGCGGGCATCCGGTCGGCCGCGGCGGTCAGCCTGACCGACGACAGCCTGAAGCGCCGGAAGGTCGCGCTGATCTCGGGGCAGGCCGGGGATGCCGAGGGGCTGCAACTCCTCTCGCCCACGCATTACCTGCGGCAGGCGCTGGAACCGGTCGCCGAACTGATCGACGGCACGCTGGGCGACGTGATCCTTGCCAGCCCCGACGTGATCGTGCTGGCCGATGTGGCGCGCCTGGCCCAGGCCGAACAGGATGCCATGCTCGACTGGCTGGACAAGGGCGGCCTTCTGCTGCGCTTTGCCGGGCCGCGCCTTGCCGCCAGCGATGTCAGCCGCTCGTCCGAGGACCCGCTGATGCCGGTTCGCCTGCGCGAGGGCGGACGCACCGTCGGCGGCGCGATGAGCTGGGGCGAACCCAAGGCGCTCGCGCCGTTCCGCGACGGCACGGCCTTCTTCGGCTTGCCGCTGCCGGGCGATGTGCAGGTGACGGCGCAGGTGCTGGCCCAGCCCGACCCGCAGCTTGCCGACCGCACCATCGCGGCCCTGGCCGACGGCACGCCGCTGGTGACGCGCAAGCAGGTGGGGCAGGGGCAGGTGGTGCTGTTCCATGTGACGGCCAATGCCGAATGGTCCAGCCTGCCGCTGTCGGGCCTTTTCGTGCAGATGCTGGAACGGCTGGCGGTATCCACCCGGCCCGTGGCGCCCGAGGCGGGCGACCTTGCCGGGCAGGTCTGGGCGCCGCAGGTCCTGCTCGACGCGCGCGGTGCCCTGGGCGATGCGGGCGACCGGCCCGGCGTTCCGGGCGAGGATCTGGCGGCGGCCATGTCCGCCGGGCCCAGCATGGCGCTGCCGCCCGGGCTTTACGCCGGGGACGACCGGCGCATCGCGCTGAACGTGATCGGCCCCGACGCCGCGCTGTCCGCCGCCGTCTGGCCCGCCGGCGTCGCCCGCGAGGGGTTGGAGATGACGCCCGAGCGTTCGTTGAAGGGGCTGCTCCTGTCGGCGGGGCTGGTGCTTCTGATGCTCGACGTGCTGGCGGCGCTGGCGGTGTCGGGGCGGCTGGGGCGCGGGCTGGGGGGCACGGCGGTGATCCTGCTGGCGCTGGCCATCGCCCCGCCCGCCCGGGCGCAGGATACCGACCCCGCCGCCGATCTGGCCGCCATCGAGGCCACGACCGCCGTGCGCCTGGCCTATGTCGTGACCGGCAACGCCCAGGTCGACCGCGTGTCCGAGGCCGGGTTGCGCGGCCTTGGCCTGCGGCTTTACGAACGCACCACCATCGAGCCCGAGGCGCCGATCGCGGTGAACATCGAGACCGACGAACTGGCCTTCTTCCCCTTCATCTACTGGCCCGTGACCGCCGATCTTGCCGCCCCCTCGGGTGCGGCCTATGCGAAGCTGAACCGCTACCTGCGGACCGGCGGGATGATCCTGTTCGACACGCGCGACGGCGACATCTCGGGTTCGGGCACCACGCCCGAGGCGCGGCGCCTGCAGGCCATCGCCGCCCCTCTCGACATCCCGCCGCTGGAACTTCTGCCCGAGGATCATGTCCTGACCCGCACCTTCTACCTGCTTCAGGATTTCCCCGGGCGCCACACCTCGCCCGCCCTCTGGGTCGAGGCCGCGCCCGCCGATGCCGCGGCGGCCGAGGGCATGCCCTTCCGCAACCTGAACGACGGGGTGACCCCGGTGGTTCTGGGCGGCAACGACTGGGCGGCGGCCTGGGCAGTGGATGACCGGGGCGCCGCGATGTTCCCGGTGGGGCGCGGCTTTGCGGGCGAGCGGCAGCGCGAGACCGCGGTGCGCTTCGGCATCAACCTGATCATGCATGTGCTGACCGGCAACTACAAATCCGACCAGGTCCATGTGCCCGCGCTTCTGGAAAGGCTGGGCCAGTGA
- a CDS encoding FAD-dependent oxidoreductase: MQEVDVAIVGAGCAGLAAAKALRDRGLTFAVWEAMPRIGGRAWTHDRDFGIPFDIGCAWLHAADRNPFFPEAQAAGWTLYHHDMGLDHLYFGARRATAEEFARTRAAEAALADCLAQGVPGDRLGDVIADCHCLRANATFAGPMDYGMDPDEISAADYAAAADLDPNYFTREGFGALIHRWGSDVPVSLNCPVRRIRWDGPGVELEGPRGSLRARAVIVTVSTGVLAFEDIAFSPALPLPHQEAVFDLPMGLLTKIPLLVRGDRFGLAPFDDFLIERHARHDLFFLCFPFDLDLMVGFVGGDFAWEIEAAGVAAAVDFAADRLADIFGSRARRAIDHGAMTNWAAEPRVRGAYAAARPGRSGARAALAAPVANRIWFAGEALAPQGLTQTAAGARLSGEDVARAVAAALG; encoded by the coding sequence ATGCAGGAAGTCGATGTCGCCATCGTGGGCGCGGGCTGCGCGGGGCTTGCCGCCGCCAAGGCGCTGCGCGACCGGGGCCTGACCTTCGCGGTGTGGGAGGCGATGCCCCGCATCGGCGGCCGCGCCTGGACGCATGACCGCGACTTCGGCATCCCCTTCGACATCGGCTGCGCCTGGCTTCACGCCGCCGACCGCAACCCCTTCTTCCCCGAGGCGCAGGCGGCCGGCTGGACGCTCTATCATCACGACATGGGCCTTGATCACCTGTATTTCGGCGCCCGCCGGGCCACGGCCGAGGAATTCGCCCGCACCCGCGCGGCCGAGGCCGCGCTGGCCGACTGTCTGGCGCAGGGCGTGCCCGGCGACCGGCTGGGCGACGTGATCGCCGACTGCCACTGCCTGCGGGCCAACGCGACCTTCGCGGGCCCGATGGACTATGGCATGGACCCCGACGAGATTTCCGCCGCAGACTATGCCGCGGCCGCCGATCTCGACCCCAACTACTTCACCCGCGAGGGTTTCGGCGCGCTGATCCATCGCTGGGGGTCGGATGTGCCGGTGTCGCTCAACTGCCCGGTGCGCAGGATCCGCTGGGACGGGCCGGGGGTCGAGCTGGAAGGCCCGCGCGGCAGCCTGCGCGCCCGCGCCGTCATCGTCACCGTCTCGACCGGCGTGCTGGCCTTCGAGGACATCGCCTTTTCCCCGGCCCTGCCGCTGCCGCACCAGGAGGCGGTGTTCGACCTGCCGATGGGCCTGCTGACCAAGATCCCGCTGCTGGTGCGGGGCGACCGGTTCGGTCTGGCGCCCTTCGACGATTTCCTGATCGAGCGTCACGCCCGGCACGATCTGTTCTTCCTGTGCTTTCCCTTCGACCTTGACCTGATGGTGGGTTTCGTCGGCGGCGATTTCGCCTGGGAGATCGAGGCGGCAGGCGTCGCGGCGGCGGTCGATTTCGCGGCCGACCGGCTGGCCGACATCTTCGGATCGCGCGCGCGCCGCGCCATCGACCATGGCGCGATGACCAACTGGGCGGCCGAACCCCGGGTGCGCGGCGCCTATGCGGCGGCCCGGCCGGGCCGGTCCGGCGCCCGGGCCGCGCTGGCCGCACCCGTCGCGAACCGCATCTGGTTCGCGGGCGAGGCGCTGGCCCCGCAGGGGCTGACCCAGACCGCCGCAGGCGCCCGCCTGTCGGGCGAGGATGTGGCCCGCGCCGTGGCCGCGGCACTCGGCTGA
- a CDS encoding DUF2798 domain-containing protein, translating to MIPPRYAPILFGLILSGLMSCIVSGIATFRALGPGPGFAGAWMVSWAFSWAVAFPTVLIVAPVTRRIVARLTRQGPFPLPSDPGRR from the coding sequence ATGATTCCCCCCCGATATGCCCCCATCCTGTTCGGCCTGATCCTGTCGGGGCTGATGTCCTGCATCGTGTCGGGCATCGCGACCTTCCGGGCGCTCGGGCCGGGGCCAGGGTTCGCGGGGGCCTGGATGGTCTCGTGGGCGTTCAGCTGGGCGGTGGCCTTTCCCACCGTGCTGATCGTCGCGCCGGTGACGCGCCGGATCGTCGCGCGGCTGACCCGCCAGGGCCCCTTCCCCTTGCCCAGCGACCCGGGCCGCAGGTAA
- a CDS encoding DUF1285 domain-containing protein: MIVKPTAEGVMKAAQRAAKGRGPAPVHLWDPPFCGDLDMRIARDGTWFYLGTPIGRPALVQLFSNILKREGDRYFLVTPVEKVGIAVDDAPFLAVDFAVSGAGRDRVVTFATRGDERAPCGPDHPLRVQRDPATDEPAPYVLMRPGLEARIDRKSFYRLVDLCTHEERDGARWFGLWSGGAFFPVAPSDEIEAALG, translated from the coding sequence TTGATCGTGAAACCGACCGCCGAAGGGGTGATGAAAGCGGCGCAGCGCGCGGCAAAGGGGCGCGGACCGGCGCCGGTGCATCTGTGGGACCCGCCGTTCTGCGGCGACCTGGACATGCGGATCGCGCGCGACGGCACGTGGTTCTACCTGGGAACCCCGATCGGACGGCCGGCCCTGGTGCAGCTGTTCTCGAACATCCTCAAGCGCGAGGGCGATCGCTATTTCCTTGTGACACCTGTGGAAAAGGTCGGGATCGCGGTCGATGACGCACCCTTCCTGGCGGTGGATTTCGCCGTGTCGGGCGCCGGCCGGGACAGGGTGGTGACCTTTGCCACACGCGGCGACGAGCGCGCGCCCTGCGGCCCCGACCACCCGCTGCGGGTGCAGCGCGACCCCGCGACCGACGAACCCGCGCCCTATGTGCTGATGCGCCCGGGGCTGGAGGCGCGGATCGACCGCAAGTCGTTCTACCGCCTTGTCGATCTTTGCACGCATGAGGAACGGGACGGCGCCCGCTGGTTCGGCCTGTGGTCCGGCGGCGCGTTCTTTCCGGTCGCCCCGTCGGACGAGATCGAGGCGGCGCTCGGCTAG
- a CDS encoding DUF599 domain-containing protein, with protein sequence MSFLSQITLAEALASGWIVLAWAGMGWLVEHPPRRRPSVARMMEGYRRAWMREFVTRSPRIFDANIIDSLRQGTAFFASACLIALGGGVALIGNADRLETVAADLTLPVTGIPVEARLALVLLFLADALLKFLWANRLFGYCAILMAAVPNDPSDPRALPGAAQAAEVNITAARSFNRGLRSIYFALAALAGLAGPAAMAVATTAALAILARREFASASRRAIAAGIRD encoded by the coding sequence ATGTCCTTCCTGTCGCAGATCACCCTTGCCGAGGCGCTGGCGTCTGGCTGGATCGTGCTGGCCTGGGCGGGGATGGGGTGGCTGGTCGAGCATCCGCCGCGGCGGCGGCCGTCGGTGGCGCGGATGATGGAGGGGTATCGGCGGGCCTGGATGCGCGAGTTCGTGACGCGCAGCCCGCGCATCTTCGATGCCAACATCATCGACAGCCTGCGGCAGGGCACGGCCTTCTTTGCCTCGGCCTGCCTGATCGCGCTTGGCGGCGGGGTCGCGCTGATCGGCAACGCCGACCGGCTGGAGACGGTGGCGGCCGACCTGACCTTGCCCGTGACCGGCATTCCGGTCGAGGCGCGGCTTGCCCTGGTGCTGCTGTTCCTGGCGGATGCACTGCTGAAATTCCTGTGGGCGAACAGGCTGTTCGGCTATTGCGCGATCCTGATGGCGGCGGTTCCGAACGACCCCTCGGACCCCCGCGCGCTGCCTGGGGCGGCGCAGGCGGCCGAAGTCAACATCACCGCCGCACGCAGTTTCAACCGGGGGCTGCGGTCGATCTATTTCGCGCTTGCGGCCCTTGCGGGGCTGGCGGGACCGGCGGCGATGGCGGTGGCCACCACGGCGGCACTGGCGATCCTGGCGCGTCGGGAATTTGCATCGGCGTCGCGCCGGGCGATCGCGGCGGGCATCCGGGACTGA
- a CDS encoding N-acetylmuramoyl-L-alanine amidase: MTFDIRDDHLVPLTSGHAVHPGWTAETGHRPMGVTWHWTAIARLDRTRDVLGGHNTRESKVSAHYGVGQSFAEGVDRYVRLENRSWHAQKNQKLRWDGKASLRKTSGIAACIGVETCHIGYARPGHPAGPDWIEAVDTNSSWTMKIAPWGEEQIAMMIAVGQEIVARWPHIRPEDHHGHHDICPGYKQDVAGFPFARVLRGIYGDDTIRDVWTPLWTTRARQRVLIALGHDLGTWKDDGHWGNFSQRALERFQRATGQVPIPYWTSFTNRAADAALAERGMDLATVAATPA, translated from the coding sequence ATGACATTCGACATCCGCGACGACCACCTTGTCCCCCTGACATCGGGCCATGCCGTCCATCCGGGCTGGACCGCCGAGACCGGCCACCGGCCCATGGGCGTGACCTGGCACTGGACGGCGATCGCCCGGCTTGACCGGACGCGCGACGTGCTGGGCGGGCACAATACACGGGAATCGAAGGTTTCGGCGCATTACGGGGTGGGCCAGAGCTTTGCCGAAGGGGTGGACCGCTATGTCAGGCTGGAGAACCGGTCGTGGCACGCGCAGAAGAACCAGAAACTGCGGTGGGACGGCAAGGCCAGCCTGCGCAAGACCTCGGGCATCGCCGCCTGCATCGGGGTCGAGACCTGCCACATCGGCTATGCCCGCCCGGGGCATCCGGCCGGCCCCGACTGGATCGAGGCGGTCGATACCAATTCGTCGTGGACCATGAAGATCGCGCCATGGGGCGAGGAGCAGATCGCGATGATGATCGCGGTCGGGCAGGAGATCGTCGCGCGCTGGCCGCATATCCGGCCGGAGGATCACCACGGCCACCACGACATCTGCCCCGGCTACAAGCAGGACGTGGCCGGGTTTCCCTTTGCCCGGGTGCTGCGCGGCATCTATGGCGACGACACGATCCGCGATGTCTGGACACCGCTGTGGACGACGCGGGCGCGGCAGCGGGTGCTGATCGCGCTGGGTCATGACCTGGGCACATGGAAGGATGACGGCCACTGGGGCAACTTCAGCCAGCGCGCGCTGGAGCGGTTCCAGCGCGCCACCGGGCAGGTGCCGATCCCCTACTGGACGAGCTTCACGAACCGCGCCGCCGATGCGGCGCTGGCAGAGCGCGGGATGGACCTGGCGACCGTGGCGGCGACCCCGGCCTGA
- a CDS encoding zinc-finger domain-containing protein — protein sequence MPIEAPETQIVTHWKVACDGGEGALGHPRVWLTIPEDTGWVECGYCDKRYVIDRAHAHDDH from the coding sequence ATGCCCATCGAAGCCCCCGAAACCCAGATCGTCACGCATTGGAAGGTCGCCTGCGACGGCGGCGAGGGGGCGCTCGGCCATCCGCGCGTCTGGCTGACCATCCCCGAGGATACCGGCTGGGTCGAATGCGGCTATTGCGACAAGCGCTATGTGATCGACCGCGCCCACGCGCACGACGACCACTGA